From a single Pseudomonas cremoricolorata genomic region:
- the dapA gene encoding 4-hydroxy-tetrahydrodipicolinate synthase, producing MIAGSMVALVTPMDAQGRVDWLSLDKLVDFHLEKGTHAIVAVGTTGESATLDVEEHILVIKHVVERVKRSNRSIPVIAGTGANSTAEAIHLTQNAKSAGADACLLVVPYYNRPTQEGLYQHFKLIAESVDIPQILYNVPGRTSCDMQAETVIRLSTIHNIIGIKEATGDLDRAKAIIEGVDPAFLVLSGDDPTAVELILLGGKGNISVTANVAPREMADLCEAALAGDAEKARAINDALMPLHKNLFCEANPIPVKWALVEMGLMHKGIRLPLTWLSEGCHERVRTALRQSGVLV from the coding sequence ATGATCGCGGGCAGTATGGTGGCATTGGTCACGCCCATGGATGCACAAGGGCGCGTCGACTGGCTCAGCCTCGACAAACTGGTCGATTTCCACCTGGAAAAAGGCACGCACGCCATCGTCGCGGTCGGCACCACTGGCGAATCCGCCACGCTCGATGTCGAAGAGCACATCCTGGTCATCAAGCACGTGGTCGAGCGGGTCAAGCGCAGCAATCGGAGCATCCCGGTCATCGCCGGCACTGGTGCCAACTCCACCGCCGAAGCGATTCACCTCACGCAGAATGCCAAAAGCGCCGGAGCCGATGCCTGCCTGCTGGTGGTGCCGTACTATAACCGTCCCACCCAGGAAGGCCTGTACCAGCACTTCAAGCTGATCGCCGAATCGGTCGATATCCCGCAGATCCTCTACAACGTGCCCGGTCGTACCTCCTGCGACATGCAGGCCGAAACCGTGATCCGCCTCTCGACCATTCACAACATCATCGGCATCAAGGAAGCCACCGGCGACCTCGACCGGGCCAAGGCCATCATCGAAGGCGTCGACCCAGCGTTCCTGGTTCTGTCCGGCGATGATCCAACCGCAGTCGAGCTGATCCTGCTGGGCGGCAAAGGCAATATTTCCGTCACTGCCAACGTCGCCCCGCGCGAGATGGCCGACCTGTGCGAAGCCGCCCTTGCCGGCGATGCCGAAAAGGCCCGCGCGATCAACGACGCACTTATGCCCTTGCACAAGAATCTGTTCTGCGAGGCCAACCCGATCCCGGTGAAATGGGCATTGGTGGAAATGGGCCTCATGCACAAAGGCATTCGCCTGCCCCTGACCTGGCTGAGCGAAGGCTGTCACGAACGAGTCCGTACTGCCTTGCGCCAGTCCGGCGTACTGGTTTAA
- the bamC gene encoding outer membrane protein assembly factor BamC, translated as MKRLAGLSALALIISSTSGCGWLWGDEGYFRDRGSDYLQAQTTAPMQVPQDATHVKRLDPLLPIPRNVADDNISGEFEVPRPQPLNAAADTADYSLQRSGSSRWVLAQRSPAEVWPVARQFFEDNGFRIAEERPQTGEFNTTWQRFDELSASLGQRLASSASSGDSEVRVRVRMEPGVQRNTSEVYIVSVERPAGSTADPAFPSTSRNAGVDALLVDEMLASMNRSAEKGGSVSLLAERDFDTPSRVSLSEDGSGNPVLYMGSDLDRAWSGVGRALEQGQWRVEDINRSLGLYYINLSEKPEDKQNEPGFFGRMFGSKPTEQEREARAERYQVRLSKVGENVQVTVEKNINTVAPADVARRVLSLIQDHLG; from the coding sequence ATGAAGCGACTGGCAGGTTTATCCGCCCTGGCATTGATCATCTCCAGCACCAGCGGTTGTGGCTGGCTGTGGGGCGACGAAGGTTATTTCCGTGATCGCGGCAGCGACTACCTGCAAGCGCAGACCACAGCGCCCATGCAGGTTCCGCAGGACGCCACCCACGTCAAACGTCTCGACCCACTGCTGCCGATTCCGCGTAACGTCGCCGACGACAACATCAGCGGCGAATTCGAAGTACCGCGTCCGCAGCCGCTCAATGCCGCTGCCGATACCGCCGACTACAGCTTGCAACGCAGCGGCAGCAGCCGTTGGGTGCTGGCCCAACGCTCGCCTGCCGAAGTCTGGCCGGTGGCTCGCCAGTTCTTCGAGGACAACGGCTTCCGTATCGCCGAAGAGCGTCCTCAGACCGGCGAATTCAACACCACCTGGCAGCGTTTCGACGAACTGTCCGCCTCGCTCGGCCAGCGCCTGGCCAGTTCGGCCAGCAGCGGCGACAGCGAAGTCCGCGTGCGCGTGCGCATGGAACCGGGCGTGCAGCGCAACACCAGTGAGGTGTACATCGTCAGTGTCGAGCGTCCGGCTGGCAGCACGGCCGACCCGGCATTCCCTTCGACCTCGCGCAACGCCGGTGTCGATGCTCTGCTGGTCGATGAAATGCTCGCCAGCATGAACCGCAGCGCCGAGAAGGGCGGCTCGGTCTCGCTGCTCGCCGAACGCGACTTCGACACCCCAAGCCGTGTCAGCCTGAGCGAAGACGGCAGCGGCAACCCGGTGCTTTACATGGGCTCCGATCTGGATCGCGCCTGGTCTGGCGTCGGCCGCGCCCTCGAGCAAGGCCAGTGGCGCGTGGAGGACATCAACCGCAGCCTGGGCCTGTACTACATCAACCTGTCGGAAAAACCTGAAGACAAGCAGAACGAGCCTGGCTTCTTCGGCCGCATGTTCGGCAGCAAACCGACCGAGCAGGAGCGTGAAGCCCGTGCCGAGCGTTACCAGGTTCGCCTGAGCAAGGTCGGCGAGAACGTCCAGGTCACGGTCGAGAAGAACATCAACACCGTCGCCCCGGCTGATGTCGCTCGCCGTGTGCTGAGCCTCATTCAGGACCACCTGGGTTAA
- a CDS encoding MBL fold metallo-hydrolase yields the protein MRFAVLGSGSQGNGTLIASGDTFILVDCGFSLRETERRLALLGVSASDLSAVLVTHEHADHVHGVGLLARRYNVPVYLSQGTLRGMRKPVEVAGFLECGATLGIGSLQVSAARVEHDALEPLQYVISDGSRRFGMLTDLGSYDARLLERYRDLDALLIEANHCRDLLARGHYPRFLKVRVGGNQGHLNNHQAASLVAELGWNTLQHLVLAHLSSKNNLPHLARQCFVDTLGCDPDWLQVANQDTGLDWRHIA from the coding sequence GTGCGTTTCGCGGTACTGGGAAGCGGTAGCCAGGGAAACGGCACGCTGATCGCCAGCGGTGACACGTTCATTCTGGTCGACTGCGGGTTTTCCTTGCGTGAAACCGAGCGGCGCCTGGCGCTGCTTGGCGTGTCGGCCAGTGATCTCAGTGCGGTGCTGGTGACCCACGAACATGCCGATCATGTGCATGGCGTTGGGTTGCTGGCGCGGCGCTACAATGTGCCGGTGTACCTGAGCCAGGGCACTTTGCGTGGCATGCGCAAGCCGGTGGAGGTCGCCGGTTTTCTGGAATGCGGTGCCACACTGGGCATCGGCAGCCTGCAGGTCAGCGCCGCCCGCGTCGAGCATGATGCCCTCGAGCCGTTGCAGTACGTGATCAGTGACGGCAGTCGTCGCTTCGGCATGCTGACCGATCTGGGCAGCTACGATGCTCGCCTGCTGGAGCGCTACCGCGACCTCGATGCACTGTTGATTGAAGCCAATCACTGCCGTGATCTGCTTGCCCGAGGCCACTACCCGCGCTTTCTCAAGGTGCGGGTCGGCGGCAATCAGGGGCATTTGAACAACCACCAGGCCGCCAGCCTGGTGGCCGAGCTGGGCTGGAATACTTTGCAGCACCTGGTGCTGGCCCACCTCAGCAGCAAGAACAACCTGCCACATCTGGCCCGTCAGTGCTTCGTCGACACCCTTGGGTGCGACCCGGACTGGCTCCAGGTGGCCAACCAGGACACTGGGCTCGACTGGCGCCACATCGCCTAG
- the purC gene encoding phosphoribosylaminoimidazolesuccinocarboxamide synthase: protein MEKRDELYRGKAKSVYQTDDADRLILLFRNDTSAFDGKRIEQLDRKGMVNNKFNAFIMQKLEEAGVPTQFDKLLGDNECLVKKLDMIPVECVVRNYAAGSLVKRLGVEEGIKLEPSTFELFLKNDEKGDPFINESHVVAFGWGTAEQLVEMKKLSLKVNEVLSKLFDDAGLLLVDFKLEFGVFHGQIVLGDEFSPDGCRLWDKETRKKMDKDRFRQGLGDVIEAYEEVAKRLGVPL from the coding sequence ATGGAAAAACGCGACGAACTGTACCGCGGCAAGGCCAAATCGGTTTATCAGACCGACGACGCCGACCGCTTGATCCTGCTGTTCCGCAACGACACTTCGGCGTTCGACGGCAAGCGCATCGAACAGCTGGACCGTAAAGGCATGGTGAACAACAAGTTCAACGCCTTCATCATGCAGAAGCTCGAAGAAGCCGGCGTGCCGACCCAGTTCGACAAGCTGCTGGGCGACAACGAATGCCTGGTCAAGAAGCTCGACATGATTCCGGTCGAGTGCGTGGTGCGCAACTACGCCGCCGGCAGCCTGGTCAAGCGCCTGGGCGTGGAAGAGGGCATCAAGCTCGAGCCGTCCACCTTCGAGCTGTTCCTCAAGAACGACGAGAAGGGTGATCCGTTCATCAACGAATCCCACGTGGTCGCCTTCGGCTGGGGTACCGCCGAGCAACTGGTCGAGATGAAGAAGCTGTCGCTCAAGGTCAATGAAGTACTGAGCAAGCTGTTCGATGACGCCGGCCTGCTGCTGGTGGACTTCAAGCTCGAGTTCGGCGTATTCCACGGCCAGATCGTGCTGGGTGACGAATTCAGCCCCGACGGCTGCCGCCTGTGGGACAAGGAAACCCGCAAGAAAATGGACAAGGACCGCTTCCGCCAGGGTCTGGGCGACGTCATCGAAGCCTACGAAGAAGTCGCCAAGCGTCTCGGCGTGCCGCTGTAA
- a CDS encoding dienelactone hydrolase family protein: MRFALAVALMCSAAFTQAAVQTREIPYQDADGNRLIGYYAYDDALTGKRPGVVVVHEWWGLDNYAKRRARDLAALGYNALAIDMYGDGKHTEHPADAQAFMAQAMKDPAAAVRRFDAGLDLLKIQPGTDKHRLGAIGYCFGGKVVLDAARRGAKLDGVVSFHGALVTQTPAQAGAVRAKILVEHGADDSMVTPQQVADFKQEMQNANASFEFVSLPGAKHGFSNPDADRLGHGEHGGPDIGYNKAADERSWADMKRFFKEVFSSDQG, encoded by the coding sequence ATGCGCTTCGCGCTTGCCGTGGCATTGATGTGCAGCGCTGCCTTCACCCAGGCAGCGGTGCAAACCCGCGAGATTCCTTATCAGGACGCCGACGGCAATCGCCTGATCGGCTACTACGCCTACGACGACGCACTCACCGGCAAACGCCCCGGCGTGGTGGTGGTGCATGAATGGTGGGGCCTGGACAACTACGCCAAGCGTCGCGCCCGTGACCTCGCGGCGCTGGGCTACAACGCGCTGGCCATCGACATGTACGGCGACGGCAAGCACACCGAGCACCCGGCCGACGCGCAGGCCTTCATGGCCCAGGCGATGAAAGACCCCGCCGCTGCCGTACGGCGCTTCGATGCCGGACTCGACCTGCTGAAAATCCAACCCGGCACCGACAAGCATCGCCTCGGCGCCATCGGTTACTGCTTCGGTGGCAAGGTGGTGCTCGACGCCGCCCGGCGCGGCGCCAAGCTCGACGGCGTGGTCAGCTTCCACGGCGCACTGGTCACTCAGACACCGGCGCAGGCCGGAGCGGTCAGGGCCAAGATTCTCGTCGAGCACGGCGCCGACGACAGCATGGTGACGCCGCAACAGGTGGCCGATTTCAAGCAGGAAATGCAAAACGCCAACGCGAGCTTCGAGTTCGTCAGCCTGCCCGGTGCCAAGCACGGCTTCAGCAACCCCGATGCCGACCGCCTTGGCCACGGCGAGCATGGCGGGCCGGACATTGGTTACAACAAAGCTGCGGACGAGCGTTCATGGGCTGACATGAAGCGGTTCTTCAAGGAGGTCTTCAGCAGTGATCAGGGATGA
- a CDS encoding outer membrane protein translates to MKTLNSLLAAVAVCAAGLATSAQADDTFASLTYGQTSDKVRKSGLLQRNTENLNTDGIIGKDGTWGVRLGQINDQARYYMTYDNVSGDHSGLKLRQENLLGSYDLFYPVGDTTKLFGGASLGMTKLTQESSGVSRDTDYGYAVGLQGGVIQQVTDNASVELGYRYLRSNASVEVSPHGEPKAGALRLTSSAQTYLSANYRF, encoded by the coding sequence ATGAAAACACTCAATAGTCTGCTCGCCGCCGTGGCTGTCTGCGCCGCTGGCCTGGCCACTTCCGCCCAGGCCGACGACACCTTCGCCAGCCTCACCTATGGCCAGACCAGCGACAAGGTTCGCAAGTCCGGCCTGCTGCAGCGCAACACCGAGAACCTCAACACCGATGGCATCATCGGTAAGGATGGCACCTGGGGTGTGCGTCTGGGGCAAATCAACGACCAGGCCCGTTACTACATGACCTACGACAACGTCTCGGGGGACCACAGCGGCCTCAAGCTGCGTCAGGAAAACCTGCTGGGCAGCTACGACCTGTTCTACCCGGTCGGTGACACCACCAAGCTGTTCGGCGGTGCCAGCCTTGGCATGACCAAGCTGACCCAGGAATCTTCCGGCGTCAGCCGCGATACCGACTACGGCTACGCGGTTGGCCTGCAGGGCGGGGTGATTCAACAAGTCACCGACAACGCCTCGGTGGAGTTGGGCTACCGTTACCTGCGCAGCAATGCCAGCGTGGAAGTCTCGCCCCATGGCGAACCCAAGGCTGGCGCCCTGCGCCTGACCAGCAGCGCGCAGACCTACCTGTCGGCCAACTACCGCTTCTAG
- a CDS encoding response regulator transcription factor, whose protein sequence is MKLLVVEDEALLRHHLLTRLGESGHVVQAVANAEEALYQAGEFSYDLAVIDLGLPGMSGLELIGELRRQGKTFPILILTARGNWQDKVEGLAAGADDYVVKPFQFEELEARLNALLRRSSGFIQSTIEAGPLLLDINRKQASLDQQPLALTAYEYRILEYLMRHHQQVVAKERLMEQLYADDDERDPNVIEVLVGRLRRKLEAAGGFKPIDTVRGLGYLFNERCR, encoded by the coding sequence ATGAAACTGCTGGTGGTCGAGGACGAAGCGCTGTTGCGCCATCACCTCCTCACGCGCCTGGGCGAGAGCGGCCATGTGGTGCAGGCCGTGGCCAACGCCGAAGAGGCGTTGTATCAGGCTGGCGAGTTCAGCTACGACCTGGCGGTGATCGATCTCGGTCTGCCCGGCATGAGCGGCCTGGAATTGATCGGCGAGCTGCGCCGCCAGGGCAAGACCTTCCCGATCCTGATTCTCACCGCGCGTGGCAACTGGCAGGACAAGGTCGAAGGCCTGGCGGCCGGTGCCGACGATTACGTGGTCAAGCCGTTCCAGTTCGAGGAGCTCGAAGCCAGGCTCAACGCCTTGTTGCGCCGCTCCAGCGGTTTCATCCAGTCGACCATCGAAGCCGGTCCACTGCTGCTCGACATCAATCGCAAACAGGCCAGCCTCGACCAGCAACCGTTGGCGCTCACCGCTTATGAATACCGCATCCTGGAATACCTCATGCGCCATCACCAGCAGGTGGTCGCCAAGGAGCGGCTGATGGAGCAGCTGTATGCCGACGATGACGAGCGCGACCCGAACGTCATCGAAGTGCTGGTCGGCCGCCTGCGCCGCAAACTCGAAGCGGCTGGCGGGTTCAAGCCCATCGATACCGTGCGCGGCCTGGGCTACCTGTTCAACGAGCGCTGCCGGTGA
- a CDS encoding ATP-binding protein: protein MIRSLRVRLMLAAAVLAVLFMLALLPALQKAFSLALQESIEQRLASDVTTLISAARIERGQLKMPALLPDERFKLPESGLLGYIFDRNGTLVWRSRATRDQHIDYRPRYDGRGNEFARARQSDGEEFFVYDVEIKLLGGKSAAYSIVALQPVREYQHTLDGLREKLYLGFGAALLALLVLLWAGLTWGLRSLRHLSRELDQVESGAREGLSREHPRELLRLTGSLNRLLHSEREQRQRYRDSLDDLAHSLKTPLAVLQGVGESMGKGGDQREQARILQSQIERMSQQIDYQLQRASLRKSGLVRHQVELKPLLESLCNTLAKVYRDKRVQITVDVPDRARVPMEQGALLELLGNLLENAYRLCLEQVRVSLRGAAGELELCIEDDGMGVPPDQRQRILQRGERLDRQHPGQGIGLAVVKDIVDSYDARLHLDDSPLGGAAFRVVFILD from the coding sequence GTGATTCGCTCGCTGCGCGTGCGGCTGATGCTGGCCGCCGCGGTGCTGGCGGTATTGTTCATGCTGGCGCTGCTGCCGGCGCTGCAAAAGGCGTTCAGCCTGGCCTTGCAGGAGTCCATCGAGCAACGACTGGCCTCGGATGTCACCACGCTGATCTCGGCCGCACGGATCGAGCGCGGGCAGTTGAAGATGCCGGCGTTGTTGCCCGACGAGCGCTTCAAACTGCCCGAAAGCGGTCTGCTCGGCTATATCTTCGACCGCAACGGCACCCTCGTCTGGCGTTCCCGCGCCACCCGCGACCAGCACATCGACTACCGCCCTCGCTACGACGGCCGCGGCAACGAATTCGCCCGCGCCCGGCAGAGTGATGGTGAAGAGTTCTTCGTCTATGACGTGGAAATCAAGCTGTTGGGTGGCAAGAGCGCGGCCTACAGCATCGTCGCCCTGCAACCGGTGCGCGAGTACCAGCACACCCTCGACGGCTTGCGGGAAAAACTCTATCTAGGCTTCGGCGCTGCTTTGCTGGCACTGCTGGTGCTGCTCTGGGCGGGCCTGACCTGGGGCCTGCGGTCGTTGCGCCACCTCAGCCGCGAGCTGGATCAGGTCGAGTCTGGCGCGCGCGAGGGGCTGAGCCGTGAGCACCCCCGCGAGCTGTTGCGCCTGACCGGATCGCTCAACCGCCTGCTGCATAGCGAGCGTGAACAGCGCCAGCGCTACCGTGATTCGCTGGATGATCTGGCGCACAGCCTCAAGACGCCGCTGGCGGTACTGCAAGGCGTCGGCGAGAGCATGGGCAAGGGCGGTGACCAGCGCGAGCAGGCGCGCATCCTGCAAAGTCAGATCGAGCGCATGAGCCAGCAGATCGACTACCAGTTGCAGCGCGCCAGCTTGCGCAAGAGTGGTCTGGTGCGCCACCAGGTCGAGCTCAAGCCCCTGCTTGAAAGCCTGTGCAACACCTTGGCCAAGGTCTACCGCGACAAGCGCGTGCAGATCACCGTGGACGTGCCGGATCGGGCGCGGGTGCCCATGGAGCAGGGTGCTTTGCTCGAACTGCTCGGCAACCTGCTGGAAAACGCCTATCGCTTGTGTCTGGAACAGGTGCGTGTAAGCCTGCGCGGCGCTGCCGGGGAACTCGAGCTGTGCATCGAAGATGACGGCATGGGTGTCCCCCCTGATCAGCGCCAGCGCATCCTCCAGCGTGGGGAGCGCCTCGACCGGCAGCATCCTGGGCAAGGTATCGGGCTGGCGGTGGTCAAGGATATCGTCGACAGCTATGACGCCCGGTTGCACCTCGATGATTCGCCGCTCGGTGGTGCCGCATTTCGTGTGGTGTTCATCCTCGACTGA
- a CDS encoding dicarboxylate/amino acid:cation symporter, with the protein MTKRQPLYKSLYIQVLVAITIGILLGHFYPETGVALKPLGDGFVKLIKMVIAPIIFCTVVSGIAGMQSMKSVGKTGGYALLYFEIVSTIALIIGLIVVNVVKPGAGMHIDVSTLNASSVAAYAAAGAQQTTVGFLLNIIPNTVVGAFANGDILQVLMFSVIFGFALHRLGSYGKPVLDLIDRFAHVMFNIINMIMKLAPVGAFGAMAFTIGQYGVGSLVQLGYLMACFYITCLLFVLVVLGGICRAHGFSVLKLIRYIREELMIVLGTSSSESALPRMLAKMERLGAKKSVVGLVIPTGYSFNLDGTSIYLTMAAVFIAQATDTTMDITHQITLLLVLLVASKGAAGVTGSGFIVLAATLSAVGHLPVAGLALILGIDRFMSEARALTNLVGNAVATVVVAKWVKELDENKLQSELASGGAPLEDTRPTDDLGVAEGPAR; encoded by the coding sequence ATGACGAAACGTCAGCCGCTGTACAAGTCTCTGTATATCCAGGTGTTGGTCGCCATCACCATCGGTATCCTGCTCGGTCACTTCTATCCTGAAACCGGTGTTGCCCTCAAACCGTTGGGCGACGGCTTCGTCAAACTGATCAAGATGGTCATCGCGCCCATCATCTTCTGCACCGTGGTCAGCGGTATCGCCGGCATGCAAAGCATGAAGTCGGTCGGCAAGACCGGTGGCTATGCGCTGCTGTACTTCGAAATCGTGTCCACCATCGCCCTGATCATCGGCCTGATCGTCGTCAACGTGGTCAAGCCTGGCGCAGGCATGCACATCGACGTCAGCACCCTGAACGCCAGCAGCGTGGCCGCCTATGCCGCCGCCGGCGCCCAGCAGACCACCGTCGGCTTCCTGCTCAACATCATCCCCAACACCGTGGTCGGCGCCTTCGCCAACGGCGACATCCTGCAGGTGCTGATGTTCTCGGTGATCTTCGGCTTCGCCCTGCATCGTCTGGGCAGCTACGGCAAGCCGGTGCTGGACCTGATCGATCGCTTTGCCCATGTCATGTTCAACATCATCAACATGATCATGAAGCTCGCTCCGGTCGGTGCCTTCGGCGCCATGGCCTTCACCATCGGTCAGTACGGTGTTGGCTCGCTGGTGCAACTGGGCTACCTGATGGCCTGCTTCTACATCACCTGCCTGCTGTTCGTGCTGGTGGTGCTCGGCGGTATCTGCCGCGCCCACGGCTTCAGCGTCCTCAAGCTGATTCGCTACATCCGTGAAGAGCTGATGATCGTACTGGGTACTTCCTCTTCGGAATCGGCCCTGCCGCGCATGCTGGCGAAGATGGAGCGCCTGGGCGCGAAGAAGTCGGTGGTCGGTCTGGTCATTCCTACCGGTTACTCGTTCAACCTCGACGGCACCTCGATCTACCTGACCATGGCTGCGGTGTTCATCGCCCAGGCCACTGACACCACCATGGACATCACCCACCAGATCACCCTGCTGCTGGTGCTGCTGGTGGCTTCCAAAGGTGCTGCAGGCGTGACCGGTTCCGGCTTCATCGTGCTTGCCGCAACCTTGTCGGCTGTTGGCCACCTGCCAGTTGCCGGTCTGGCACTGATCCTCGGTATCGACCGCTTCATGTCCGAAGCTCGCGCCCTGACCAACCTGGTCGGCAACGCGGTAGCGACCGTGGTCGTGGCCAAGTGGGTCAAGGAGCTTGACGAGAACAAGCTGCAGTCGGAGCTGGCTTCCGGTGGCGCGCCGCTGGAAGACACCCGCCCGACCGACGACCTGGGCGTTGCCGAAGGTCCGGCTCGCTAA
- a CDS encoding SprT family zinc-dependent metalloprotease, giving the protein MPEQLKQRVEACYAQAEAFFKRPFTRPDVSFKLRGQKAGVAHLYDNLLRFNPQLYQANREDFLRQTVPHEVAHLIAHQLFGAGIQAHGEEWQLIMRGVYELPPLRCHNYAVQRRMATRYIYRCPCPDSDFAFTAQRHKLVHQGRRYLCKRCRQVLVFSGQTRHE; this is encoded by the coding sequence ATGCCCGAGCAGCTCAAACAACGGGTGGAGGCCTGCTACGCGCAGGCCGAAGCCTTTTTCAAACGGCCCTTCACGCGCCCCGACGTCAGCTTCAAACTGCGTGGGCAGAAGGCCGGCGTTGCCCATCTGTACGACAACCTGCTGCGGTTCAATCCGCAGTTGTACCAGGCCAACCGCGAAGACTTCCTCCGCCAGACCGTGCCACACGAGGTGGCGCACCTGATTGCCCATCAACTGTTCGGTGCGGGTATTCAGGCCCATGGCGAGGAATGGCAGCTGATCATGCGCGGCGTCTATGAACTGCCGCCACTGCGCTGCCACAACTATGCCGTGCAGCGTCGTATGGCGACCCGCTACATCTACCGCTGCCCCTGCCCCGACAGCGACTTTGCCTTCACTGCCCAGCGCCACAAGCTGGTGCATCAGGGGCGTCGCTACCTGTGCAAGCGCTGTCGTCAGGTGCTGGTGTTCAGCGGCCAGACTCGCCACGAGTAA
- a CDS encoding Yip1 family protein, producing the protein MIHHVLGLFTHPDQEWKQIRGEQESISHLYLTHTLILAAIPAISAFIGTTQFGWVIGGRAAVMLAVPGALWMSVMSYIAMLLGVAVMGAFIHWMARTYDATPSMARCIAFATYTATPLFIGGLAALYPHVWLGMLIGIAAVSYTVYLLYVGLPTFMAIPDDEGFLFSSSVLAVGLVVLVAIMAATVVIWGMGVGPVYIS; encoded by the coding sequence ATGATTCATCACGTTCTGGGGCTGTTCACCCATCCTGACCAGGAGTGGAAGCAGATTCGTGGCGAGCAAGAGTCCATCAGCCATCTTTACCTCACCCACACCTTGATCCTGGCAGCGATTCCAGCCATCTCGGCATTCATCGGCACCACCCAGTTCGGCTGGGTGATCGGCGGGCGCGCAGCCGTGATGTTGGCAGTGCCTGGTGCGCTCTGGATGAGCGTGATGTCGTACATCGCCATGCTGCTGGGGGTAGCGGTGATGGGCGCGTTCATTCACTGGATGGCGCGCACCTACGACGCCACGCCGTCGATGGCGCGGTGCATCGCCTTTGCCACCTACACGGCCACGCCGCTGTTCATTGGCGGATTGGCCGCCCTGTATCCGCATGTCTGGCTGGGCATGCTGATCGGCATCGCGGCGGTTTCCTACACGGTGTATCTGCTGTACGTCGGCCTGCCGACGTTCATGGCTATTCCGGACGACGAAGGATTTCTGTTCTCGAGCTCGGTGCTGGCCGTCGGCCTGGTGGTACTGGTAGCGATCATGGCAGCGACGGTGGTGATCTGGGGCATGGGCGTGGGGCCTGTGTACATCAGCTAG
- the ttcA gene encoding tRNA 2-thiocytidine(32) synthetase TtcA has protein sequence MGTLSVNQNKLQKRLRRLAGEAITDFNMIEEGDKVMVCLSGGKDSYTMLDVLMHLQKVAPIKFDIVAVNMDQKQPGFPEHVLPAYLKSLGVEYHIVEKDTYSVVKELIPEGKTTCSLCSRLRRGTLYTFADEIGATKMALGHHRDDIVETFFLNMFFNGALKGMPPKLRADDGRNVVIRPLAYCNEKDIQAYSDMKQFPIIPCNLCGSQENLQRQVVKDMLIDWERKHPGRTESIFRAMQNVAPSQLADRSLFDFTSLSIDQSATPRFLDVVNL, from the coding sequence ATGGGCACCCTCTCGGTCAACCAGAACAAACTGCAAAAACGCCTGCGTCGTCTCGCCGGCGAAGCGATCACCGACTTCAACATGATCGAAGAGGGCGACAAGGTCATGGTCTGCCTGTCTGGTGGCAAGGACAGCTACACCATGCTCGATGTGCTGATGCACCTGCAGAAGGTGGCCCCGATCAAGTTCGACATCGTGGCCGTGAACATGGATCAGAAGCAGCCGGGCTTCCCCGAGCATGTGCTGCCGGCCTATCTAAAGTCCCTCGGCGTCGAGTACCACATCGTCGAGAAAGACACCTACTCGGTGGTCAAGGAACTGATCCCAGAGGGCAAGACCACCTGTTCACTGTGCTCGCGCCTGCGCCGCGGCACGCTGTACACCTTCGCCGATGAAATCGGCGCGACCAAGATGGCCCTCGGTCACCACCGTGACGATATCGTCGAGACCTTCTTCCTCAACATGTTCTTCAACGGCGCGCTCAAGGGCATGCCGCCCAAGCTGCGTGCCGACGACGGCCGCAACGTGGTCATCCGCCCGCTGGCCTACTGCAACGAGAAGGACATCCAGGCCTACTCGGACATGAAGCAGTTCCCGATCATCCCGTGCAACCTCTGTGGCTCGCAGGAAAACCTGCAGCGTCAGGTGGTCAAGGACATGCTGATCGACTGGGAACGCAAGCACCCCGGCCGTACCGAAAGCATTTTCCGCGCGATGCAGAACGTCGCCCCCTCGCAACTGGCCGACCGCAGCCTGTTCGACTTCACCAGCCTGAGCATCGACCAGAGCGCCACGCCGCGCTTTCTCGATGTCGTGAACCTCTGA